The Metabacillus sediminilitoris genome window below encodes:
- a CDS encoding glycoside hydrolase family 32 protein encodes MVVTSRIQQAEKALKKAKEKVNPQFRLGYHIMAPANWINDPNGLVEYKGEYHVFYQHHPYDENWGPMHWGHVKSKDLVHWEHLPIALTPGDACDVDGCFSGSAVDNDGELTLIYTGHHYIDKKQDLFYQNQNIALSRDGVTFEKFGENPIIAEPPADSAHHFRDPKVWKHHDTWYMILGNATKEQIGRVILYKSIDLRKWEYVGVLAQSDGTLGFMWECPDFFELDGKHVLMISPQGIEADGENFNNLFQTGYLVGDYKYETNQFDHGTFTELDRGHDFYAVQTFLDSKGRRIAIGWMDMWEANMPTKADGWCGALTLPRVVTLGANHQILMNPVEELTLLREAEYQMCKDQMLSDHYVVETNEELLEVKSVFDLSNSKAGQVGVRIRGMNGEETRLTYDIAQQKLTLDCTKSGKQEDGIRHAALDANGLLTLRIFIDRSSIEVFANDGQVTMTSRMYPKEERVGFELFTTNNDVKIKDLTYWTLKDIWK; translated from the coding sequence ATGGTAGTAACTAGTAGAATTCAACAAGCAGAAAAAGCGCTCAAAAAAGCAAAGGAGAAAGTAAATCCGCAGTTTCGTCTAGGGTATCACATCATGGCGCCAGCAAACTGGATAAATGATCCGAATGGATTAGTAGAGTATAAGGGAGAATATCATGTATTCTATCAGCACCATCCATATGATGAAAATTGGGGTCCAATGCATTGGGGACATGTGAAAAGTAAGGATCTTGTTCATTGGGAACATCTTCCTATTGCTTTGACACCAGGAGATGCTTGTGACGTCGATGGCTGTTTTTCAGGGAGTGCCGTTGATAATGATGGTGAGTTAACGTTAATTTATACAGGACATCATTATATAGACAAAAAGCAAGATCTCTTTTATCAAAATCAAAATATTGCCCTGAGTCGAGACGGGGTGACCTTTGAAAAGTTCGGAGAAAACCCTATTATTGCCGAACCGCCAGCAGATAGTGCCCACCATTTCCGTGATCCAAAGGTATGGAAGCATCATGACACTTGGTATATGATCTTAGGAAATGCGACAAAAGAGCAAATCGGCAGAGTCATCTTATACAAGTCAATTGATTTGAGAAAATGGGAATATGTCGGGGTTCTTGCCCAAAGTGACGGAACATTAGGATTTATGTGGGAATGCCCGGATTTCTTTGAATTGGACGGTAAACATGTGTTAATGATTTCACCTCAAGGGATCGAAGCAGACGGTGAAAACTTTAATAATTTGTTCCAAACTGGTTATTTAGTAGGTGACTACAAGTATGAAACAAATCAATTTGACCATGGTACCTTCACTGAATTGGATCGGGGCCATGACTTTTATGCGGTGCAAACCTTTTTAGACAGCAAAGGGCGCAGAATTGCGATCGGCTGGATGGATATGTGGGAAGCGAATATGCCGACAAAAGCTGATGGCTGGTGTGGGGCATTAACATTACCACGTGTTGTGACATTAGGAGCTAATCATCAAATTCTCATGAATCCTGTTGAGGAATTAACCTTACTCCGTGAAGCAGAATACCAAATGTGCAAAGATCAAATGCTCTCAGATCATTATGTGGTAGAAACAAATGAAGAGCTGCTGGAAGTGAAGTCGGTCTTTGACTTGTCAAATAGTAAGGCAGGTCAGGTAGGGGTAAGAATTCGCGGAATGAATGGGGAAGAAACACGATTAACATATGACATCGCTCAACAAAAGCTGACGCTTGATTGCACGAAAAGTGGAAAGCAGGAAGATGGAATCAGACATGCAGCCCTTGATGCAAATGGTTTATTGACGTTACGGATTTTCATTGATCGTTCTTCAATTGAAGTGTTTGCTAATGATGGTCAAGTGACGATGACAAGCCGTATGTATCCGAAAGAAGAAAGAGTTGGTTTCGAGCTTTTCACAACAAATAATGATGTGAAAATAAAGGATTTAACGTATTGGACGTTGAAAGATATTTGGAAGTGA
- a CDS encoding ferredoxin has translation MSKYTIVDQETCIACGACGAAAPDIFEYDDEGIAFVTLDNNEGKTCVPDELEDDLEDASEGCPTSSIKVALNAFDKLSL, from the coding sequence ATGTCAAAATATACGATAGTAGATCAAGAAACTTGTATTGCTTGCGGAGCATGTGGTGCAGCAGCTCCAGATATTTTTGAATATGATGACGAGGGAATTGCGTTTGTTACACTTGATAATAATGAAGGAAAAACCTGCGTTCCAGATGAATTAGAGGACGATTTAGAAGATGCGTCAGAAGGGTGTCCAACTAGTTCGATTAAAGTTGCCTTAAATGCATTTGATAAGTTATCCTTGTAA
- a CDS encoding FkbM family methyltransferase, translated as MITKASVRKPLLMKMWEQYPKTWKFLIDLGILLKYKTLNISKLPNKIVLPSSMVLFVNSEENRGRALLISNGMTQKRLTNFWGKAVSDIKPDLIIDVGVNYGECIFSTTYPEHTKVYGIEANRHLLKFIYKSRDVHPNKSQIEIINAIASDKDDEEIPFFIDKHWSGTSSASYMPAHKMIEKESVKAITINSLVKKDDPYGTVLFKVDVEGYEAFVLKGMIDIFNHSDMTIGFIEFNSEYIEKLGTSVDEFLAFLHTYFTIYLYLENDTIINASQFNYEDLQNLFGSAYIHTDFILTTDDRVIDNLI; from the coding sequence ATGATAACCAAAGCATCAGTTCGAAAACCATTACTGATGAAAATGTGGGAGCAATACCCAAAAACGTGGAAATTTCTAATTGATTTAGGGATTTTACTAAAATATAAGACATTAAATATTAGTAAATTACCAAACAAAATCGTGCTGCCTTCTTCAATGGTTTTATTTGTAAATTCAGAGGAAAACCGTGGCAGAGCACTGCTAATCAGCAATGGAATGACACAAAAGCGGCTGACGAATTTTTGGGGAAAAGCAGTAAGTGACATCAAACCAGATTTAATAATTGACGTAGGGGTTAATTATGGAGAATGTATCTTTTCGACCACATATCCTGAACATACAAAGGTTTATGGAATTGAAGCCAATCGTCATCTGTTAAAATTTATCTACAAATCTCGTGACGTCCATCCAAATAAATCACAAATAGAAATTATTAATGCCATCGCCTCAGATAAAGATGATGAAGAAATACCTTTTTTTATCGATAAGCATTGGTCAGGGACATCTTCAGCTTCATATATGCCCGCACATAAAATGATCGAAAAGGAATCTGTTAAAGCGATCACGATTAATTCTTTAGTTAAGAAGGATGATCCATACGGTACTGTTCTTTTTAAGGTAGATGTAGAAGGGTATGAAGCTTTTGTTTTAAAAGGGATGATCGATATATTTAATCATAGTGACATGACGATTGGATTTATCGAATTTAATAGTGAATATATTGAAAAACTAGGCACAAGTGTAGATGAATTTTTGGCATTTTTACATACGTATTTTACGATTTATCTTTATTTGGAAAATGATACAATCATAAATGCAAGTCAATTTAACTACGAGGATCTGCAAAACTTGTTTGGCTCTGCCTATATTCATACCGATTTTATTTTAACGACAGATGATAGAGTGATAGATAACCTGATTTAA
- a CDS encoding LacI family DNA-binding transcriptional regulator, with amino-acid sequence MKPKISDVAKRAGVSPTTVSRVLNNRGYISEETRENVHRAMNELNYFPNDVARSLFNKRSNLIGIILPTTSNPFFGELTFHIENICASLGYKVLLCNSLNRIDKEEKYLEMLMRNQVDGIIVGTHNRGIINYHKQNLAVVAIDRHLSETIPVVSSDNYEGGKMAAELLISKGCQSIIHINGQKELETPAMLRRKAYEDVMMKNGRTPITFEIPEVFDKQSQQQVISQIFNECPDIDGLFASNDLFAASFITEAKKRGLSVPGQVKVVGYDGTETSQILLPELTTIQQPIASIAKTAVEILIKEIEGDFSDIPLQTRLPVKLLEGSTV; translated from the coding sequence ATGAAACCGAAAATTAGTGATGTGGCGAAACGTGCTGGTGTTTCACCAACAACCGTTTCACGCGTATTAAACAATCGCGGCTATATAAGTGAGGAAACTAGAGAAAATGTCCATAGAGCAATGAATGAACTTAATTATTTTCCAAACGATGTTGCTCGTTCGTTATTTAATAAACGATCCAATCTAATCGGAATTATTTTACCTACTACGAGTAATCCCTTTTTTGGAGAACTAACCTTTCATATTGAAAACATATGTGCTTCACTAGGGTATAAGGTATTACTTTGCAATAGTTTAAATCGCATAGATAAAGAAGAAAAGTATCTCGAAATGCTTATGCGAAACCAAGTTGATGGGATTATTGTTGGTACACATAACCGCGGTATTATCAATTATCATAAGCAGAACCTTGCTGTTGTTGCGATTGACCGCCATTTATCAGAAACAATTCCTGTTGTTAGCTCTGATAATTATGAGGGAGGAAAAATGGCTGCAGAGCTGTTAATTTCCAAAGGATGCCAGTCGATTATTCATATTAATGGACAAAAAGAACTGGAAACACCAGCAATGTTAAGAAGGAAAGCGTATGAGGATGTCATGATGAAGAATGGGAGAACCCCGATTACATTCGAAATACCAGAAGTTTTTGATAAGCAAAGTCAGCAGCAAGTCATTAGTCAAATATTTAATGAATGTCCGGATATTGATGGCTTATTTGCAAGTAATGATTTATTTGCAGCTTCATTTATAACAGAGGCAAAAAAGCGCGGTTTATCAGTTCCAGGACAGGTGAAGGTCGTCGGATATGACGGTACAGAAACAAGTCAAATCTTACTTCCGGAATTGACAACCATTCAGCAGCCGATTGCATCGATTGCCAAAACAGCCGTAGAGATATTAATAAAAGAAATCGAGGGAGATTTTAGTGATATCCCGCTCCAAACCAGACTCCCAGTAAAGTTATTAGAAGGATCTACCGTGTAA
- a CDS encoding carbohydrate kinase family protein: protein MKKIFCIGETLIDFIPVQKNKSLKEVTGFERVAGGAPMNVAIAVAKYGGHSVMLTKMANDHFGDFLLDVIEENGVDSSYIIRSEEGETGLAFVSVDEHGERSFNFYRKNAADLMLTPQEVKSEWFKAGDFLHYCSVDLIESPMKQTHKKVIEDFRQIGGIISFDPNVRLPLWPDPESCRETILQFLPLADLVKVSDEELTFITGIEEEKAAISSLFVGSVKAVVYTKGSEGASIFLKNGEEYEGKGFKVTVADTTGAGDAFIGGFLSELLLLGVSAENLSEKIQEHHRQILTFANASGALTASVKGAIQAAPSRGHVLNFIETKVID, encoded by the coding sequence ATGAAAAAGATTTTTTGTATCGGAGAAACATTAATTGACTTTATTCCAGTTCAAAAGAATAAATCCCTTAAAGAAGTAACAGGTTTTGAGCGTGTTGCTGGAGGTGCTCCAATGAATGTAGCGATCGCTGTTGCAAAATATGGCGGCCACTCTGTCATGTTAACAAAAATGGCAAATGACCACTTTGGTGATTTTCTATTGGACGTTATCGAAGAAAATGGAGTTGATTCCTCTTATATTATTCGGTCAGAAGAAGGGGAAACAGGATTAGCCTTCGTATCCGTTGATGAGCATGGCGAAAGAAGCTTTAATTTTTATCGGAAAAATGCGGCTGATTTAATGCTTACACCACAGGAAGTGAAGTCAGAATGGTTTAAAGCAGGTGATTTCCTTCATTACTGCTCTGTGGATTTAATTGAAAGTCCGATGAAGCAAACACATAAAAAAGTGATTGAAGATTTCCGTCAAATTGGCGGAATCATTAGCTTTGATCCAAATGTCCGCCTTCCATTATGGCCTGATCCAGAAAGCTGCCGGGAAACGATCTTGCAATTTTTGCCGTTAGCTGATTTGGTGAAAGTATCTGATGAGGAGCTCACTTTTATTACAGGTATTGAAGAAGAAAAAGCAGCAATCTCTTCGCTTTTTGTTGGGAGTGTGAAAGCTGTCGTGTATACAAAGGGCAGTGAGGGGGCCTCGATCTTTTTAAAAAATGGCGAAGAGTATGAAGGGAAAGGATTTAAAGTAACTGTCGCAGATACGACAGGGGCGGGGGATGCTTTCATCGGAGGATTTTTGTCCGAATTGTTGTTATTAGGTGTATCAGCCGAAAATCTTTCAGAGAAAATTCAAGAACATCACAGGCAAATTCTGACATTTGCAAATGCAAGCGGAGCGCTTACTGCTTCTGTAAAAGGGGCGATTCAAGCAGCACCCTCAAGAGGACATGTTTTGAATTTTATTGAAACGAAAGTGATTGACTGA
- a CDS encoding NAD(P)/FAD-dependent oxidoreductase, with product MAEENNVFDITIIGGGPVGLFTAFYGGMRNAKVKIIESLPQLGGQLSALYPEKFIYDIAGFPKIRAQQLIENLKEQMQVFQPTICLEEAVEHIEKQADGYFKITTNLAIHFSKSMIITAGNGAFQPRKLELEDAVQYEGKNLHYFVDNMNKFKGRKVAILGGGDSAVDWALMLEPIAEKVTLIHRRDKFRAHEHSVELLMNSTIEVKTPYIPSELIGSENIHQIILEHTKSQEKEGIDIDDLIVNYGFVSSLGPIKEWGLSIVKNSIIVNSKQETNIPGIYAAGDICTYDGKVKLIASGFGEGPTAVNNAKAYIDPSAKVQPMHSTSLFN from the coding sequence ATGGCAGAAGAAAACAACGTTTTTGACATTACAATTATTGGCGGAGGTCCAGTAGGTCTCTTTACAGCTTTTTATGGCGGCATGAGAAATGCGAAGGTAAAAATCATTGAAAGTCTTCCCCAATTAGGTGGGCAACTTTCAGCGCTTTATCCTGAAAAATTCATTTATGATATAGCTGGATTTCCAAAGATAAGAGCCCAACAATTAATCGAGAACTTGAAAGAGCAAATGCAAGTCTTTCAACCAACTATTTGTCTTGAGGAAGCTGTTGAACACATTGAAAAGCAAGCTGATGGATACTTTAAAATTACAACAAATCTAGCTATACATTTCTCAAAATCTATGATTATTACCGCAGGAAATGGCGCTTTTCAACCACGTAAACTGGAACTAGAAGATGCTGTGCAGTATGAAGGGAAGAATTTACACTATTTTGTTGACAATATGAACAAATTTAAAGGCAGAAAAGTAGCCATCCTTGGTGGCGGAGATTCTGCCGTTGATTGGGCTCTTATGTTAGAACCAATCGCTGAAAAAGTTACACTCATTCATCGAAGAGATAAATTTCGGGCCCATGAGCATAGTGTAGAACTATTAATGAATTCAACGATTGAAGTAAAAACACCTTACATACCTTCAGAATTAATAGGAAGCGAAAACATTCATCAAATTATTTTGGAACATACGAAGTCTCAAGAAAAAGAAGGTATCGACATAGATGACCTAATTGTTAATTATGGCTTCGTATCATCTCTTGGTCCGATAAAAGAATGGGGACTTTCTATTGTGAAAAATAGCATTATCGTCAATTCTAAGCAAGAAACAAATATACCAGGCATTTATGCAGCAGGTGATATCTGCACATATGATGGCAAAGTTAAACTCATTGCATCGGGGTTTGGTGAAGGTCCAACTGCAGTTAATAATGCCAAAGCTTATATTGATCCTTCGGCGAAAGTACAGCCAATGCATAGTACCTCTTTATTTAATTAA
- a CDS encoding helix-turn-helix domain-containing protein translates to MKKAITKIACTDTYKALSTFSTIEELNQSIYHHITRHSGTLTETMITVLKLLGRYSVKYLGVSYLAKNKIGELVGKNRRTIIRVCHELEQLGIIKQYPMKRNSDQQQTSNAIVIQPYVEEAENEHVTQAMTEHVTPKNNSSSLNNLKNNNTYDGPILFPYESFRAMCHSFTKEKKTINRLYGIYLSQIKHIKRYYDEKELLNLGILAIKITFQATKRKKLRNLFGYYNGVLDQLYTKLYFEDMKSNYWCTEGEAAV, encoded by the coding sequence ATGAAAAAAGCCATTACAAAAATCGCTTGCACAGATACATATAAAGCACTAAGTACATTTTCCACGATTGAAGAATTAAATCAATCTATCTATCATCACATCACACGTCATAGCGGCACCCTCACAGAAACAATGATCACCGTCTTAAAATTACTAGGAAGATACAGTGTCAAATATTTAGGTGTCTCTTATTTAGCGAAAAATAAAATTGGTGAACTGGTTGGGAAAAATAGACGGACCATTATTCGTGTTTGCCATGAACTTGAACAACTTGGAATCATTAAACAATATCCTATGAAACGAAACAGTGATCAGCAGCAAACCTCAAATGCAATTGTGATTCAGCCCTATGTGGAAGAGGCTGAAAATGAACATGTCACACAAGCCATGACGGAACATGTCACACCAAAAAACAATTCATCTTCTTTAAACAATCTAAAAAATAATAATACGTATGATGGACCCATTTTGTTTCCATATGAGTCATTTCGAGCGATGTGTCATAGCTTTACAAAAGAGAAAAAAACCATTAATCGCCTTTATGGTATCTATTTAAGCCAGATCAAACATATCAAACGATACTATGATGAAAAAGAGCTGCTCAACCTCGGAATCCTGGCGATAAAAATAACCTTTCAAGCAACAAAAAGGAAAAAGCTTCGTAATCTTTTTGGCTATTATAACGGTGTATTGGATCAATTGTATACAAAGCTGTATTTTGAGGATATGAAGTCTAATTATTGGTGTACCGAGGGAGAAGCTGCAGTTTAA
- a CDS encoding MFS transporter: protein MINKDVPVLWTKSFLLFIIGNFFLFMSFMMLLPTMPPQAKALGATDFQVGLVTTLFAFSAIIARPFIGFLLESSSRKWLVVVGAIALFLLTITYTFSSMIILFLVIRFVHGIVWGCATTVNGTVAVELVPSKRIGEGIGYFGLSATIGMIIAPSLGILIYQNFGFHAMIAGSVIIGLLGIVTLASGKYHTPTSVQAKTLNFKEFSFINSLFTRDSWYPALVTILTTFGYGAIVTFIVIFGEERGIDQIFLYYFCNAIMATAVRPISGKWFDRKGPWTLIMICSVLTIAGLWVLSYTYSVGMLILAGAIFGAGYGSLLPALQAWVLSKTASEKRGTANGMFYSAIDFGLGLSAILLGVVSAFVDLGTVFQLSSICFVIVIFMTLYDFRKQKSQEKKKTIAV from the coding sequence TTGATAAACAAAGATGTACCTGTCCTTTGGACGAAATCTTTTCTTTTATTTATTATTGGCAACTTTTTTTTATTTATGAGTTTTATGATGTTATTACCTACCATGCCGCCACAAGCAAAAGCATTAGGGGCAACTGATTTTCAGGTTGGACTTGTCACAACATTATTTGCATTCTCGGCAATCATTGCTCGGCCGTTTATTGGATTTCTGTTGGAATCAAGCAGCCGCAAATGGCTTGTCGTAGTCGGAGCCATTGCTTTATTTCTTTTAACGATTACATATACCTTTTCATCGATGATCATCTTATTCCTTGTGATTCGCTTTGTTCATGGGATTGTATGGGGATGTGCGACAACTGTAAATGGAACGGTAGCTGTTGAGCTAGTTCCATCCAAACGTATTGGTGAAGGAATCGGTTATTTTGGATTATCTGCTACAATTGGAATGATTATTGCTCCTAGTCTAGGAATCTTAATCTATCAAAACTTTGGATTTCACGCAATGATTGCTGGATCAGTGATCATTGGTTTGCTTGGAATCGTGACTTTAGCAAGTGGGAAATATCATACACCAACATCTGTTCAAGCTAAAACGTTAAATTTTAAGGAATTTTCTTTTATTAACTCATTGTTCACAAGAGATAGCTGGTATCCAGCACTAGTAACGATATTAACCACGTTTGGCTACGGCGCGATTGTCACCTTTATCGTGATTTTTGGCGAAGAACGAGGAATTGATCAAATCTTTTTATATTACTTTTGCAATGCCATCATGGCTACTGCTGTACGCCCGATTTCAGGGAAGTGGTTTGATAGGAAAGGTCCTTGGACTCTGATCATGATATGTTCAGTCTTAACAATCGCAGGCTTATGGGTTCTATCCTATACGTATTCTGTTGGAATGCTTATTCTGGCTGGTGCCATATTTGGTGCTGGATATGGATCGCTTCTGCCAGCATTGCAAGCATGGGTCTTATCAAAGACAGCTTCAGAAAAACGTGGAACGGCTAATGGGATGTTTTATTCAGCAATTGATTTTGGGCTTGGATTAAGTGCCATTCTTTTAGGGGTTGTTTCAGCATTTGTTGATTTAGGAACTGTTTTTCAACTATCAAGCATCTGTTTTGTGATTGTCATTTTCATGACGCTTTATGATTTTCGTAAGCAAAAAAGTCAAGAGAAGAAAAAAACAATCGCTGTTTAG
- a CDS encoding ATP-binding protein, with product MINSIAEHRVNYGVIELAPDGNIQHVTKEVEELLLDRRNEHSKNLFQCITNKELKSNLHDCFMGRSNQFILTIDAQQYFFLFHKTFHEQKLEKIYIYMFHVNQLQNLSEPNNWNHSLLSSIGEMAAGIAHEVRNPLTAVKGFLQLLDKTYNTEYINIAQSELERAIITLNDLMSVSKPEFGVEQAVPLNLCTELESTILLFQNQLYHIKVVKNFENKNANIIGKKDQIKKAFFNLIKNAIEAMPDGGTLVVNEYEDIQNIHITISDTGVGIPKDKLRLLGTPFFTLKQDGKGMGLAQVFNAVQNNHAKIHVNSKEGQGTTFHLSFLKNQKKHVQYKGGNTMSSVIDMESSLSEFLNQNLKVYTKEWLQYIKKNKGYIAKFLDGSGDLETYETEGNPLFKIVADHIFHLKTDEVMEIAKEMGIHRAKTDFPIHMAWEIFQSSRGVIWSAIKAFYSETNSTLDMEEFFELERRVNDIIDMFIDSYTAYYVNYKDEMLNSHRQTLDELSVPIIPLTEKVCILPIVGNVDTYRAKKIREKTLVKVKELKAQQLIIDISAVPYVDTAVVNHLFKIVKGIKLLGCSTILTGISAEIADTMIELGIEIGDELKTRSDLQQALQEIMS from the coding sequence ATGATAAATTCAATAGCCGAACATAGAGTGAATTATGGAGTCATTGAACTTGCCCCAGATGGAAATATACAACATGTGACCAAAGAAGTAGAAGAATTGTTACTTGATCGTAGAAACGAGCATTCAAAGAACCTTTTTCAATGTATAACAAATAAGGAATTAAAGTCCAATCTTCATGATTGCTTTATGGGTAGGTCAAATCAATTTATTTTAACGATTGATGCACAGCAATACTTTTTTTTATTTCATAAAACGTTTCATGAACAAAAGCTTGAAAAGATTTATATATATATGTTCCACGTTAATCAATTGCAAAACCTGTCAGAACCAAATAACTGGAATCATAGTCTATTATCATCTATTGGAGAAATGGCCGCAGGTATTGCACATGAAGTACGCAATCCTTTAACAGCTGTAAAAGGTTTTCTGCAATTATTGGATAAAACGTATAACACGGAATATATAAATATCGCACAAAGTGAATTAGAACGTGCCATCATCACATTAAATGATTTAATGAGTGTGTCAAAACCGGAGTTTGGTGTTGAACAAGCCGTCCCATTAAATTTATGTACGGAATTAGAATCCACAATCCTATTATTTCAAAACCAGCTTTATCATATAAAAGTGGTTAAAAACTTTGAAAATAAAAATGCCAACATTATTGGCAAAAAAGATCAAATAAAAAAGGCGTTTTTTAATTTAATCAAAAATGCCATTGAAGCAATGCCTGATGGCGGGACATTGGTTGTGAATGAATATGAGGATATTCAAAACATACATATTACCATTTCAGATACTGGGGTTGGGATACCAAAGGACAAGCTCAGACTTTTAGGAACACCGTTTTTTACATTAAAACAAGATGGAAAAGGAATGGGGCTTGCTCAAGTTTTTAATGCTGTTCAAAATAATCATGCCAAAATCCATGTAAATAGCAAGGAGGGTCAAGGAACGACCTTTCATCTTTCCTTTTTAAAGAATCAAAAAAAACATGTTCAATATAAAGGAGGAAACACGATGTCATCTGTCATTGATATGGAAAGCAGTTTATCCGAATTTTTGAATCAAAATCTAAAGGTTTATACGAAAGAATGGCTTCAATATATTAAAAAGAATAAAGGCTATATTGCCAAATTCTTAGATGGCAGCGGTGATTTGGAAACCTATGAAACTGAAGGGAATCCACTTTTTAAAATTGTCGCAGATCATATCTTCCATTTAAAAACAGATGAAGTGATGGAAATAGCGAAAGAAATGGGAATCCACCGAGCAAAAACAGATTTTCCTATACATATGGCATGGGAGATTTTTCAATCTAGTCGTGGAGTTATTTGGAGTGCGATCAAAGCATTTTATTCAGAAACCAACTCTACACTTGATATGGAAGAGTTTTTTGAGCTGGAGCGAAGAGTGAATGACATTATTGATATGTTTATTGATTCGTATACTGCTTACTATGTAAATTACAAGGATGAAATGCTTAATAGCCATCGTCAAACATTGGATGAATTATCTGTGCCAATTATTCCACTTACTGAAAAAGTATGCATCCTGCCAATTGTCGGAAATGTCGATACATATCGTGCAAAGAAAATTCGTGAAAAAACACTTGTAAAAGTAAAAGAATTAAAAGCCCAACAATTAATTATTGATATTTCCGCTGTTCCATATGTCGATACGGCAGTCGTAAACCACTTATTTAAAATTGTTAAAGGAATTAAACTTTTAGGCTGTTCAACTATTCTAACTGGAATCAGTGCGGAAATTGCAGATACAATGATTGAACTCGGTATTGAAATTGGTGATGAATTAAAAACACGATCTGATTTACAGCAAGCATTACAGGAGATTATGTCATGA
- a CDS encoding alpha/beta fold hydrolase, with protein sequence MPYVQVADLSIYYEIEGNGEPLFLLHGMSNNSQSWREQIQMLKNHYTVIAWDAPGYGKSSNPHIEFRNFKQFARVLNGMLEQLNLEKIYLLGHSMGAAIAIDFCTLYPHKIKKLILADPTRGAAALDSNVNEQKLKDRLFSIGNLDPEEIADKRIKALLSPYASKEVFQRVKEIMVQVRPAGYRAVAYSLYDLNQMDVLPSIDVPVLVMCGELDSVTPVKEAAAIYDQLKNSQLVIIPNGGHLCYQENPEAFNSTIIEFLQTHTNITI encoded by the coding sequence ATGCCCTACGTACAAGTAGCAGATTTAAGTATCTATTATGAAATAGAAGGTAATGGAGAACCTTTATTCTTGCTGCATGGTATGAGCAATAATTCACAGTCTTGGAGAGAGCAAATACAGATGTTAAAGAATCATTATACGGTCATTGCTTGGGATGCACCAGGATATGGGAAAAGTTCAAATCCACATATAGAATTTAGAAATTTCAAACAGTTCGCACGTGTACTGAATGGTATGCTGGAACAGCTGAATTTAGAGAAGATTTACCTTCTTGGGCATTCAATGGGTGCAGCAATTGCAATCGATTTTTGTACCCTTTATCCACATAAGATAAAAAAGCTAATACTAGCTGATCCAACAAGAGGTGCTGCTGCTCTAGACTCTAATGTGAATGAGCAGAAATTAAAAGATCGATTATTTTCGATTGGAAATCTTGATCCTGAGGAAATAGCGGATAAAAGGATAAAAGCTTTACTATCTCCATATGCGTCAAAAGAAGTGTTTCAAAGAGTAAAAGAAATTATGGTACAAGTAAGACCAGCGGGATATCGTGCAGTAGCTTATTCACTCTATGATTTGAATCAAATGGATGTATTACCCTCTATAGATGTTCCTGTTCTTGTTATGTGCGGGGAGCTAGATTCTGTAACCCCTGTAAAGGAAGCAGCAGCCATTTACGATCAATTAAAAAACTCACAGCTAGTTATCATCCCAAATGGTGGACACTTATGTTATCAGGAAAATCCTGAAGCATTTAATTCTACCATCATCGAATTTTTACAAACTCATACGAACATCACGATATAA
- a CDS encoding ATP-binding protein, which translates to MYRIVITNENDVYMASTVGKRVAEEYGLTKSQQTKLVVSIMELTRNIVYYAGTGEVFITPLSGYGIEVTAIDKGPGISEIDKVMNNEIKSKKGLGLGLSGVKRMMDEFHISSTKNAGTKVRVVKCFDERQVRHNDKFNSRT; encoded by the coding sequence ATGTACAGAATTGTTATTACAAATGAAAATGATGTGTATATGGCTAGCACAGTTGGGAAAAGAGTTGCAGAGGAATATGGTTTAACGAAAAGCCAGCAAACAAAGCTAGTCGTATCAATTATGGAGTTAACTCGGAATATTGTTTACTATGCAGGAACTGGGGAGGTTTTTATCACTCCACTAAGTGGTTATGGAATTGAAGTAACAGCAATTGATAAAGGCCCCGGTATTTCAGAAATTGATAAGGTGATGAATAATGAAATTAAATCCAAAAAAGGGCTTGGTTTAGGACTATCAGGCGTAAAACGGATGATGGATGAATTTCATATTTCAAGCACAAAAAATGCCGGAACTAAGGTTAGAGTTGTCAAGTGTTTTGATGAAAGGCAGGTTAGGCATAATGATAAATTCAATAGCCGAACATAG